One window of Prionailurus bengalensis isolate Pbe53 chromosome B1, Fcat_Pben_1.1_paternal_pri, whole genome shotgun sequence genomic DNA carries:
- the PPP1R3B gene encoding protein phosphatase 1 regulatory subunit 3B isoform X1, giving the protein MCTSALMSCTRVLACSSNPMMAVDIECRYSCMAPSLRRERFAFKASPKPSKPLRPCIQLSSKDEAGGMVAPTVQEKKVKKRVSFADNQGLALTMVKVFSEFDDPLDIPFNITELLDNIVSLTTAESESFVLDFSQPSADYLDFRNRLQTDHVCLENCVLKDRAIAGTVKVQNLAFEKTVKIRMTFDTWKSFTDFPCWYVKDTYAGSDRDTFSFDISLPEKVQSYERIEFAVCFECRGQTYWDSNKGKNYRIIRAELKSSQGTAEPQNGPDFGISFDQFGSPRCSYGLFPEWPSYLGYEKLGPYY; this is encoded by the coding sequence GGTTCTAGCCTGTTCCTCTAACCCAATGATGGCTGTGGACATAGAGTGCAGGTACAGCTGCATGGCCCCTTCCTTGCGCAGAGAGAGGTTCGCCTTCAAGGCTTCGCCAAAGCCAAGCAAACCACTGAGGCCTTGCATTCAGCTGAGCAGCAAGGATGAAGCCGGCGGAATGGTGGCCCCCACCGTGCAGGAGAAGAAGGTGAAAAAGCGGGTGTCCTTCGCAGACAACCAAGGGCTGGCCCTGACAATGGTCAAAGTGTTCTCGGAATTCGATGACCCGTTAGATATTCCGTTTAACATCACTGAGCTCCTAGACAACATTGTGAGTCTGACGACAGCAGAGAGCGAGAGCTTTGTTCTGGATTTTTCACAGCCTTCCGCAGATTACTTAGACTTTAGAAATCGGCTTCAGACCGACCACGTATGCCTTGAAAACTGTGTGCTGAAAGACAGAGCGATTGCTGGCACAGTGAAAGTGCAGAACCTGGCGTTTGAGAAGACGGTGAAAATACGGATGACATTTGACACTTGGAAAAGCTTCACAGACTTTCCCTGTTGGTATGTGAAGGACACTTACGCTGGTTCAGACAGGGACACGTTCTCCTTTGACATTAGCTTACCTGAGAAAGTTCAGTCTTACGAGAGAATAGAGTTTGCTGTGTGCTTTGAGTGCCGCGGACAGACTTACTGGGACagcaacaaaggcaaaaactATAGGATCATCCGGGCTGAACTGAAATCCTCTCAGGGAACAGCCGAGCCACAGAACGGACCAGATTTTGGAATATCCTTTGACCAGTTTGGAAGCCCTCGGTGTTCCTACGGTCTGTTTCCAGAGTGGCCTAGTTATTTAGGATACGAAAAGCTAGGGCCCTACTACTAG
- the PPP1R3B gene encoding protein phosphatase 1 regulatory subunit 3B isoform X2 codes for MMAVDIECRYSCMAPSLRRERFAFKASPKPSKPLRPCIQLSSKDEAGGMVAPTVQEKKVKKRVSFADNQGLALTMVKVFSEFDDPLDIPFNITELLDNIVSLTTAESESFVLDFSQPSADYLDFRNRLQTDHVCLENCVLKDRAIAGTVKVQNLAFEKTVKIRMTFDTWKSFTDFPCWYVKDTYAGSDRDTFSFDISLPEKVQSYERIEFAVCFECRGQTYWDSNKGKNYRIIRAELKSSQGTAEPQNGPDFGISFDQFGSPRCSYGLFPEWPSYLGYEKLGPYY; via the coding sequence ATGATGGCTGTGGACATAGAGTGCAGGTACAGCTGCATGGCCCCTTCCTTGCGCAGAGAGAGGTTCGCCTTCAAGGCTTCGCCAAAGCCAAGCAAACCACTGAGGCCTTGCATTCAGCTGAGCAGCAAGGATGAAGCCGGCGGAATGGTGGCCCCCACCGTGCAGGAGAAGAAGGTGAAAAAGCGGGTGTCCTTCGCAGACAACCAAGGGCTGGCCCTGACAATGGTCAAAGTGTTCTCGGAATTCGATGACCCGTTAGATATTCCGTTTAACATCACTGAGCTCCTAGACAACATTGTGAGTCTGACGACAGCAGAGAGCGAGAGCTTTGTTCTGGATTTTTCACAGCCTTCCGCAGATTACTTAGACTTTAGAAATCGGCTTCAGACCGACCACGTATGCCTTGAAAACTGTGTGCTGAAAGACAGAGCGATTGCTGGCACAGTGAAAGTGCAGAACCTGGCGTTTGAGAAGACGGTGAAAATACGGATGACATTTGACACTTGGAAAAGCTTCACAGACTTTCCCTGTTGGTATGTGAAGGACACTTACGCTGGTTCAGACAGGGACACGTTCTCCTTTGACATTAGCTTACCTGAGAAAGTTCAGTCTTACGAGAGAATAGAGTTTGCTGTGTGCTTTGAGTGCCGCGGACAGACTTACTGGGACagcaacaaaggcaaaaactATAGGATCATCCGGGCTGAACTGAAATCCTCTCAGGGAACAGCCGAGCCACAGAACGGACCAGATTTTGGAATATCCTTTGACCAGTTTGGAAGCCCTCGGTGTTCCTACGGTCTGTTTCCAGAGTGGCCTAGTTATTTAGGATACGAAAAGCTAGGGCCCTACTACTAG